The genome window TCGAGCGGGGGGTTTATGAAGAGTTTTTCATGCGCATGATTGTCGGACAATTCTATGTATTTCAAAGACTTTGGCTGATTTTTCGTTTCCAGTAATGACCTGAAAACCCGATTGTGACCCATGGGTTTCGGCGATAGCGTCAACCTCGCGCAGATGTAAAAAAGCCCCAGGTTTTTCATTCGCCTGGGGCTGCTGGGTTTTCAAACAGACAAAAAAAAACCCGGAAATCCTCACTTGCGTGGGCCTTCCGGATTTTCTAAACCGCCAAAAATGGTGGGTCGTGTGGGATTCGAACCTACGACCAATTGGTTAAAAGCCAACTGCTCTACCAACTGAGCTAACGACCCGCTGTGTGGTGGCGCGTATAATACTGATTTCTAAGGATTATTCAACACCTTATTTGAAATAAATCAGAAATAACGCGTTGGGTCAGTAATTCCGGCGGCTTGGAAGCCTTCTGCACGCAGTCGGCAGCTGTCGCATTTCCCACAAGCACGGCCGTCATCGTCTGCCTGGTAGCAGGAAACAGTCAGCGAATAATCGACGCCAAGTCCTACACCTGCCTTCACGATATCGGCCTTGCTGAGGTTTTGCAGCGGAGCCAGGATGCGGAAGCCCTGCCCCTCTACGCCGGCCTTTGTCGCCAGATTGGCCATGCGCTCGAACGACTCGACGAACTCCGGGCGGCAGTCAGGGTAACCGGAGTAATCCACTGCGTTGACGCCGATGAAAATATCGCGAGCATTGAGCACTTCTGCCCAGCCAAGCGCCAGGGACAGGAACACGGTGTTGCGTGCCGGCACGTAGGTCACCGGGATGCCTTCACCGGGGGTTTCCGGCACATCGATACTGCTGTCGGTCAGTGCGGAGCCGCCGATGCCGTCGAGATTCAGACCGATCACTTTGTGTTCGACCACGCCCATGTCGCGGGCGACGCGGGCCGCAGCGTTCAACTCGGCACGGTGACGTTGGCCGTAGTCGAAGCTCATGGTGTAGCAGGCATAACCTTCAGCTTGCGCCATCGCCACCACGGTTGCCGAGTCCAGGCCACCGGACAGCAGGATTACCGCGCGTTTTTGATCAATCATTGGTTCAGTCATTTCAGCGTCCTGGCTCGTCGTTCCAAAGGTATTTATGCAACTGCAATTGCAGACGGACTGGCAGGTTATCAGCCACCACCCAGTCGGCAAGGTCGCGCGCATTCAGATCATGGTGGCTTGGCGAGAACAGCACTTCGCCTGCGCGGCGATCAAGGCCGTACTGGATCAGCTTGGAGTTCGCCCAGTCGTAGTCGTCACGCGAACAGATGACGAACTTGACCTGATCGTTGGCCGTCAACAGCTCGATGTTCTCGTAGCGATTGCGGTGCGCTTCCTTGGAGCCGGGGGTCTTGAGATCCACCACGCGGCTTACACGCGGATCGACCGCCGAGATATCCAGGGCGCCACTGGTTTCCAGGGAGACCTCGTAACCGGCATCACACAGCTGCTTGAGTAATGGGATGGCATTGGGCTGGGCCAGCGGCTCACCGCCGGTCACACAGACGTAGCGCGGCTTGTAGCCGGCAACCTGCTCCAGGATGTCATCGAGGGTGCGCACCGTGCCGCCACTGAAGGCGTAGGCGCTGTCGCAATACTGGCAACGCAAGGGGCAACCGGTCAGACGCACAAATACTGTGGGCAGGCCGGCCGTTCGCGTTTCACCCTGCAACGAGTAAAAAACTTCGGTAATACGTAATGTGTCTTGCATAGTCGCCACGGGCGTAACAGCTAAACAGGCTGTCCGCCTCCGTCAGGCACTTTAAGGGACCCCGCCAACGCGTAGACCCCAAAAAGCGTGTTTCATAAAAGGGCGTGGATTCTAACGAAAAAACCCGCGCCAGGCGCGGGTTTCTTCTAAACGGGCAAACCTCGCTTACAAGCGCTGCAGATCCCGTTGGGCCAACTGGGCAGCGGAAGTGCCCGGATATTGGGCTACCACCTGCTGCAGAATGCCTTTGACCTTGTCGGTATGACCCAGCCGGCGTTCTACGTCAGCGAGTTTGTACAGCGAGTCCGGCACCTTGGCGTGCTTGGGGTACAGCTGACTGACCTTGGCAAATGCCTGGCCCGCGCCCTGTAGATCACCCTTTGCCAGGTTGACTTCACCTAACCAGTATTGGGCGTTGCCCGCATATTGGCTGTTCGGGTATTTACGCAGGAAAGCGGTAAAGGCCTGGCTGGCTTTGTCGAAATCCTTGGCTTTGATCAGGTCGAAGGCCGCATCGTAATACAGCTTTTCCTTCGCCGGATCACCCGGTTCACTGCTCGCGGCAGGGGCTTGGCTTGCGGCCGCCCCTGCTGCTGCACCGGCAGCAGCGCTAGGCGCGCCACCGGCAGAAGAATTATCAGGAGTTGCGGCAGGTTGAACGCCGGCTCCAATACGTCGATCAAGATCCTGGTAACGCTCCAGGCCTTCTTGCTTCAGCTGGTTCACTTGATTCTGCAGTACTTCAATGGTGCCTTGTTGCTGCGCCAATTGATCCTGCATGCGTTGCAGCTGGTTGAACAGTTCGCCCTGTGCCGAGGGAGCGGACGTAGCCGCTCCCCCCGCATAGGCGCCGTTCGTGCCATAACCCGCTGGCGGATAACTGCTCCCGCTATTGTTATAGCCAGAGTTGCTATCTTCCACAGGAACCGCAGCCCACACCGCAAGCGGTGCGAGGCTGAGAGCCAATACAGTCAGAGCACGACGGCACGTTCGCATGACGAATTACTTACGCAGTTCGACGCGACGGTTTTGAGCCCAGGACTG of Pseudomonas azotoformans contains these proteins:
- the ybgF gene encoding tol-pal system protein YbgF, with amino-acid sequence MRTCRRALTVLALSLAPLAVWAAVPVEDSNSGYNNSGSSYPPAGYGTNGAYAGGAATSAPSAQGELFNQLQRMQDQLAQQQGTIEVLQNQVNQLKQEGLERYQDLDRRIGAGVQPAATPDNSSAGGAPSAAAGAAAGAAASQAPAASSEPGDPAKEKLYYDAAFDLIKAKDFDKASQAFTAFLRKYPNSQYAGNAQYWLGEVNLAKGDLQGAGQAFAKVSQLYPKHAKVPDSLYKLADVERRLGHTDKVKGILQQVVAQYPGTSAAQLAQRDLQRL
- the queC gene encoding 7-cyano-7-deazaguanine synthase QueC gives rise to the protein MDQKRAVILLSGGLDSATVVAMAQAEGYACYTMSFDYGQRHRAELNAAARVARDMGVVEHKVIGLNLDGIGGSALTDSSIDVPETPGEGIPVTYVPARNTVFLSLALGWAEVLNARDIFIGVNAVDYSGYPDCRPEFVESFERMANLATKAGVEGQGFRILAPLQNLSKADIVKAGVGLGVDYSLTVSCYQADDDGRACGKCDSCRLRAEGFQAAGITDPTRYF
- the queE gene encoding 7-carboxy-7-deazaguanine synthase QueE yields the protein MQDTLRITEVFYSLQGETRTAGLPTVFVRLTGCPLRCQYCDSAYAFSGGTVRTLDDILEQVAGYKPRYVCVTGGEPLAQPNAIPLLKQLCDAGYEVSLETSGALDISAVDPRVSRVVDLKTPGSKEAHRNRYENIELLTANDQVKFVICSRDDYDWANSKLIQYGLDRRAGEVLFSPSHHDLNARDLADWVVADNLPVRLQLQLHKYLWNDEPGR